The genomic segment GATTTTAAAATCCTCTTTTTTTAACAAAATCATTTTTTATTAAAATAAATAATCCATTTTTAAAAACTAAAAAAACATGAAAATCTTCGACGAACTGGTCAAGGACCACAAAACCCAACGCACACTCGCTGACCAACTTCTGGAAACCCATGGGGAAAGCCCCGAGCGTAAGAAACTCTACAAAGAACTTAAAAAAGAGCTGAAAATTCACGAACAAAGCGAAGAACGGTATTTCTACATTCCGCTGATGGAGGTGGATAAATCGCAGGAGCAGGCACGGCATAGCGTGGCTGAACATCATGAGATAGACGAGCTTGTCGAAAAAATCGACGAAACCGAGATGAGTTCTTCGGCCTGGCTCGCGCATTTCAAAGAGCTGCACGAGCTGGTAAATCATCACCTCGACGAAGAGGAGGAGGAAGTATTTCCACTTGCTAAAAAAGTTCTCAACGACAAGGAAATTGAGAGCCTGGGGCGCGAATACCGTAAGATGATGGAAGAGAAGAAATAATCGTAATGCGGTGCCAACGGCTGGCCATTACATCATGGCAACAACCCCACGAACCTGTTACTTTCTACCCCATTAAAAGATGCAAGGATTGATTTACGTACACGATTCGAACCCCGGCTATGGCCGACGACGCCATGGCCGGGGGTTTGTTTATCTCGACTCGCGTGGCAATTTGTTGCGAGACAAAGAGAAAATCGAGCGTATCAAAGCGCTAAAAATTCCGCCAGCCTGGCTGGAGGTGTGGATATGCCGTCAGCCAAACGGATATTTACAAGCCACCGGCAAAGACGGACGCAATCGCAAGCAGTACATTTATCACCCCGAATGGACAGACTTTAGCCAGCAGGAAAAATTCAACGCTTTGCGCAATTTTGGTCGCGCCTTGCCGCTGCTACGCGAAACTACGGCTACCCATCTGCGCAAAAAAGGATGGCCTTATGAAAAAGTGCTTGCCCTGGTGGTGACCTTTATGGATAAGAAATTTCTACGTGTGGGTAATTTAAGGTATCGCAACAGCAACGACACCTATGGTATTACCACCCTGCGCCGCAAACATCTGAAAGAGCAAGACGGCAAGCTCATGCTCGAATACAAAGCAAAAAGTGGTAAGATGCGCCGTATCAGCATCGAAAACCGGCAACTGATACGCCTCATCAAACAAAGCTCCGAGCTACCCGGCTACGAGTTGTTCAGGTACATCGACGACGACGGCACAAGCTGCACCATCGACTCGACCGATGTAAACGAATATCTGCGACAAATTACCGGCGAAACATTTACCAGCAAGAGTTTTCGCACATGGGGCGGCACTACAATAGCTTTGCAGCAATGGCATTTTGCAAACGAGGAAAAAGCCGAAAACCCACGGAAAAATTTCAAATCAACCATCGTAAAAAAGGTGGCCGAAGAGCTGGGAAATACCAAAGCTGTTGCTGAAAAGTACTACATCCACCCTGCAATTTTGCAGGTCATCAGCGACGAAAAATTTGCTCCCGAACAAATTAGCATGAAAAATTTTACAGAAACAGAGATGAAATACCTCGACACCCACGAGATGGAAGTGCTGAGCCTGCTTGAGGAAGTTTCCAACGAATCTAATACTTAAAACAAAATAACTATGAGACCCGTATGGACAGGAGGAATAAGATTTGGATTGGTTTTTATCCCGGTGAAACTTTACACCGGCGCCAGCACGCACAACATCGACCTCGACATGGTGCGCAAAGGTGATGCGTGTCCGATAAAATATACGCGTGTGTGCAAAAACGATGGCAAAGAGGTGCCGTGGGCCGACATCGTGAAAGGCTACAAAGAAGACGATTATTACATCCTCCTCGAGGACGAGGACTTCGATAAGATTTATCAGGAGCGTTCCGACAGCATCGACATCACCGATTTTGTTAAGATAGACCAGATAAGTCCGCGCTATTTTGAAAAACCTTACCTGATCGAACCCGGCAAAGGCGCCGCCACCACCTATAATCTTTTGCGCGAAGCCATATTAAAATCGAAGATGGGCGGGCTGGCCAAGTTTGTGATGCGCAACCGCGAGCATCTGGCGCTCCTGATGGCCGACGAAGAGGTTATTTTTTTGATACAAATGCGCTTTGATGCCGACATGCGTCGGCCCAAAGACCTGAAGCTTCCCGCCAGGAAAAATCCGGCCAAGAAAGAACTCGAGATGGCCATGAAGCTTATCGACCAAATGAAAACGGATTTCGACCCAAAGAAATACAAAGACTCCTATCAGCAAAAGCTCAAAAAAATTATCAAAGCCAAAGCCGAGCATAAAGAATACAAACCCGCTGCCGCCAAACACGAAACAACTGCCGTGAAGGATTTGATGAGCCAACTCAAAGAAAGTTTAAAGCTAAACAGT from the Bacteroidales bacterium genome contains:
- a CDS encoding hemerythrin domain-containing protein, translated to MKIFDELVKDHKTQRTLADQLLETHGESPERKKLYKELKKELKIHEQSEERYFYIPLMEVDKSQEQARHSVAEHHEIDELVEKIDETEMSSSAWLAHFKELHELVNHHLDEEEEEVFPLAKKVLNDKEIESLGREYRKMMEEKK
- a CDS encoding DNA topoisomerase IB; the protein is MQGLIYVHDSNPGYGRRRHGRGFVYLDSRGNLLRDKEKIERIKALKIPPAWLEVWICRQPNGYLQATGKDGRNRKQYIYHPEWTDFSQQEKFNALRNFGRALPLLRETTATHLRKKGWPYEKVLALVVTFMDKKFLRVGNLRYRNSNDTYGITTLRRKHLKEQDGKLMLEYKAKSGKMRRISIENRQLIRLIKQSSELPGYELFRYIDDDGTSCTIDSTDVNEYLRQITGETFTSKSFRTWGGTTIALQQWHFANEEKAENPRKNFKSTIVKKVAEELGNTKAVAEKYYIHPAILQVISDEKFAPEQISMKNFTETEMKYLDTHEMEVLSLLEEVSNESNT
- a CDS encoding Ku protein: MRPVWTGGIRFGLVFIPVKLYTGASTHNIDLDMVRKGDACPIKYTRVCKNDGKEVPWADIVKGYKEDDYYILLEDEDFDKIYQERSDSIDITDFVKIDQISPRYFEKPYLIEPGKGAATTYNLLREAILKSKMGGLAKFVMRNREHLALLMADEEVIFLIQMRFDADMRRPKDLKLPARKNPAKKELEMAMKLIDQMKTDFDPKKYKDSYQQKLKKIIKAKAEHKEYKPAAAKHETTAVKDLMSQLKESLKLNS